A genome region from Populus alba chromosome 3, ASM523922v2, whole genome shotgun sequence includes the following:
- the LOC118054283 gene encoding protein SENSITIVITY TO RED LIGHT REDUCED 1 gives MTASAKLLALDKPSQNENWTVVMPHRGKKRIRSLRHNTPEAEQQPWVPNELESDPEREAKLIQKMEFCIKKVESSRFYENFLEQVENPEILDSFHRVLGFEPKMPMVIYGIGSIESYENPRFQLSLAILMKRKFCWIGDIEVFDPILSATESRVLESLGCSVLSVNEQGRRRAAKSMVFYMPHCEAGLYNNLLQANWEMELLNHIVLFGNSFEMYEFFSEIKNSIVVESTKHVLAARKFADEYVIKTASDDFFAAFHDSSWHFFNPALDTELLLVKN, from the coding sequence ATGACAGCTTCTGCAAAACTCCTTGCTCTTGACAAGCCCTCCCAAAATGAAAACTGGACAGTTGTGATGCCTCATCGAGGCAAAAAGAGAATACGTTCCCTAAGACATAATACTCCAGAAGCAGAACAGCAGCCATGGGTTCCTAATGAGCTTGAATCTGATCCAGAAAGAGAAGCAAAGTTAATACAAAAGATGGAATTTTGTATCAAGAAAGTTGAGAGCTCTCGATTCTATGAGAACTTTTTGGAGCAAGTAGAAAATCCTGAAATCCTGGATTCTTTTCACAGGGTGCTGGGCTTTGAACCGAAGATGCCGATGGTGATATATGGAATTGGCAGCATTGAATCATATGAAAACCCTCGATTCCAGCTTAGTCTTGCTATCTTGATGAAAAGGAAGTTTTGTTGGATTGGGGACATAGAGGTTTTTGACCCAATTCTTTCTGCAACAGAGTCTCGGGTTCTGGAATCCCTTGGTTGTTCTGTCCTGTCTGTAAATGAGCAAGGTCGTAGACGCGCTGCAAAGTCAATGGTGTTTTACATGCCACATTGTGAGGCAGGGCTATATAACAATCTCTTACAGGCAAACTGGGAAATGGAACTGCTTAATCATATTGTATTATTTGGAAATAGCTTTGAGATGTATGAGTTCTTTTCCGAGATCAAGAACTCCATTGTTGTGGAGTCAACAAAGCATGTTTTGGCTGCTCGAAAATTTGCAGATGAGTATGTGATCAAGACAGCTTCAGACGATTTTTTTGCTGCTTTTCATGATTCAAGCTGGCATTTTTTCAACCCTGCTCTTGATACAGAGCTGctgttggttaaaaattaa